A DNA window from Rossellomorea marisflavi contains the following coding sequences:
- a CDS encoding LD-carboxypeptidase, translating to MMKPVALHKGDRVAVVAPAGAPVKEHLMQGVKALEEMGLEVMIGRHVFDVEENGAEMDRKRVADLHDAFF from the coding sequence ATGATGAAACCAGTGGCTTTACATAAAGGTGACCGCGTAGCAGTTGTTGCGCCGGCTGGGGCACCAGTAAAAGAGCACCTCATGCAGGGTGTGAAGGCCCTTGAAGAGATGGGGCTAGAGGTGATGATCGGCCGGCATGTGTTTGATGTGGAAGAGAATGGGGCTGAGATGGACCGGAAGCGTGTGGCTGATCTCCATGACGCTTTTTTTTGA
- a CDS encoding DMT family transporter, which translates to MVRLYSALVGLSLIWGMSFVFIKWLVEPAGIWGTVFIRCFAGALILLPIYFIHRKKSGKTRLPLKKLLVVGIGNAALPWTLIALSETQINSNTASILNATTPIWTGVIGFLLFSVILTGSQWLGIAIGFFGILVLMDFQITGLFSSDFVGVGTMLAATMCYAFSSHFTKKYLGGTSVVVISTFQLLIGSVFSFIGLAATGGPNSYEGLFSLEVLAGVIGLGCLGSGIAALLFFYIVTKGSPELASTVTYLIPASAMVWGFVLLQEEITPNLIIGLLIIFTGVYLSSRKKRATKVKQTFDGTVGRS; encoded by the coding sequence GTGGTCCGATTGTATAGTGCCCTCGTGGGGCTCAGCCTCATCTGGGGGATGTCGTTTGTGTTCATTAAATGGCTCGTGGAGCCTGCAGGTATATGGGGGACCGTATTCATCCGCTGCTTTGCAGGAGCTCTGATTCTGCTTCCAATCTATTTCATACACAGAAAGAAGTCCGGGAAGACCAGGCTTCCTTTGAAGAAACTCCTCGTCGTGGGCATCGGGAACGCAGCCTTACCGTGGACGCTCATCGCTCTCAGTGAAACCCAGATCAACAGCAATACGGCGTCGATCCTGAACGCGACGACGCCGATCTGGACAGGGGTGATCGGATTTTTATTGTTTTCCGTCATCCTGACCGGCTCGCAGTGGCTGGGCATCGCCATCGGGTTCTTCGGGATCTTGGTGCTGATGGACTTTCAGATCACCGGTCTCTTCTCATCGGACTTTGTTGGGGTGGGAACGATGCTTGCCGCCACGATGTGCTATGCGTTCTCGTCCCATTTCACGAAAAAGTACCTCGGTGGAACAAGCGTCGTCGTCATCTCCACCTTCCAGCTACTGATCGGAAGTGTCTTCAGCTTCATCGGGCTTGCCGCCACGGGCGGACCGAACTCGTATGAGGGACTTTTCAGCCTTGAGGTACTGGCAGGCGTCATCGGTCTCGGATGCCTGGGTTCGGGTATAGCGGCCCTGTTGTTTTTCTATATTGTCACGAAGGGAAGCCCTGAGCTCGCGTCCACTGTGACGTACCTCATCCCGGCAAGCGCCATGGTATGGGGATTCGTCCTTCTACAGGAGGAAATCACCCCGAACCTGATCATCGGGCTCCTCATCATCTTCACGGGTGTGTACCTTTCATCACGGAAAAAGAGGGCGACCAAGGTTAAACAAACGTTTGATGGAACGGTGGGAAGATCGTAA
- the murB gene encoding UDP-N-acetylmuramate dehydrogenase has protein sequence MYNKEIVYQELSNVMKKENIKRDEPLRDHLYTRLGGNADFFLTPTTYEEVQEIVKLANKSDVPFTLLGNGSNLIVKDGGIRGIVLHLKNFSDISATDQQIVAQSGAAIIDVSRRALDETLSGLEFACGIPGTVGGALFMNAGAYGGEIKDVLDYCYVVDREGNLVKRTALELELDYRHSNISEKGDIVLEATFSLKPGDHKDIKAVMDDLTFKRESKQPLEYPSCGSVFKRPPGYFAGKLIQDSELQGTNFGGAEVSTKHAGFIVNKDNASASDYIALIEHVQKTVKEKFDVELEREVRIIGEDPQ, from the coding sequence ATGTACAATAAAGAAATCGTTTACCAAGAACTCTCAAACGTAATGAAAAAAGAAAACATCAAACGCGACGAACCGCTTCGCGATCACCTCTACACGCGACTTGGCGGCAACGCCGACTTCTTCCTCACGCCGACCACTTATGAAGAAGTCCAGGAAATCGTGAAACTCGCAAACAAGAGCGACGTGCCCTTCACTCTTCTCGGGAACGGATCCAACCTCATCGTCAAAGACGGTGGGATCCGCGGGATCGTCCTTCATTTGAAAAACTTCTCCGACATCAGTGCAACCGACCAGCAGATCGTTGCCCAGAGTGGAGCTGCCATCATCGATGTATCGAGACGTGCCCTTGATGAGACCCTTTCCGGGCTTGAATTCGCCTGCGGCATCCCTGGAACCGTCGGCGGTGCCCTCTTCATGAATGCCGGAGCGTACGGCGGTGAAATCAAGGACGTGCTGGACTACTGCTATGTCGTCGACCGTGAAGGCAACCTTGTAAAAAGGACTGCACTGGAGCTTGAGCTCGATTATCGCCACAGCAACATTTCCGAAAAGGGCGACATCGTCCTTGAAGCGACATTCAGCCTGAAGCCGGGAGACCATAAGGATATTAAGGCCGTCATGGACGACCTCACGTTCAAGCGTGAGTCGAAGCAGCCCCTTGAATATCCTTCATGCGGAAGTGTCTTCAAACGTCCTCCAGGCTATTTTGCCGGGAAGCTGATCCAGGACAGCGAACTGCAGGGCACGAACTTCGGTGGAGCAGAAGTATCCACGAAGCATGCCGGCTTCATCGTCAACAAAGATAACGCATCAGCATCCGATTACATCGCCCTCATCGAACACGTCCAAAAGACGGTCAAAGAAAAATTCGATGTAGAGCTTGAGCGTGAAGTACGCATCATCGGGGAAGATCCCCAATAA
- a CDS encoding helix-turn-helix domain-containing protein, with protein sequence MKLAEIGKKISELRREMNLTQGELAQGICTQALISLIEKGELDPNATILYQISKKLGVDVNYFFAISSTPRLDYITEVERQLRDLRILLRYEDMMEIVETEEKNPLFYQDPSKLQYLYWHKSIYSMEVEKDYEQATSLLEKAFTLVPKSKRAYTEQELEMLLTQGVFEETIENYEEAIFYYKKVESIVTETNRMLTDPTIKSRYFYNLARVYTHLGKLEESIDLLTSGIEWGVECGELYIMAEFHYQVSYNFELQNNYEKALEYLMYSIQLFELNPDYPYKEFLSEKKSTYLQIVKKLDYTGNQKNSNG encoded by the coding sequence TTGAAACTAGCTGAAATCGGAAAGAAAATCAGTGAACTGAGAAGAGAAATGAATTTAACTCAAGGGGAGCTGGCACAAGGGATCTGCACGCAGGCACTGATCAGTCTGATTGAAAAAGGTGAGTTGGATCCAAACGCGACGATTCTCTACCAAATTTCAAAAAAACTGGGCGTAGATGTGAACTACTTTTTTGCTATAAGCTCCACGCCCAGATTGGACTACATAACCGAAGTGGAGAGACAGTTAAGGGATTTACGGATCCTCTTACGATATGAGGACATGATGGAGATTGTTGAAACGGAAGAAAAGAATCCGTTGTTTTATCAAGATCCATCAAAGCTACAGTATCTGTACTGGCACAAAAGTATCTATTCGATGGAAGTTGAAAAAGACTATGAGCAGGCAACTTCGCTGTTGGAAAAGGCCTTTACTTTGGTGCCCAAGTCCAAAAGAGCCTATACAGAGCAGGAACTGGAGATGCTTTTGACTCAAGGTGTGTTTGAGGAAACCATAGAGAATTATGAGGAAGCAATATTCTATTATAAAAAAGTTGAATCTATCGTGACGGAAACCAACCGAATGCTGACGGATCCGACGATTAAAAGCAGGTACTTCTACAATCTTGCCCGGGTGTATACACATTTGGGTAAACTGGAAGAATCAATCGACCTGTTAACAAGCGGTATCGAATGGGGCGTAGAATGCGGAGAACTCTATATCATGGCTGAATTTCATTACCAGGTCAGCTACAATTTCGAACTCCAGAATAACTATGAAAAAGCATTAGAATATCTTATGTATTCCATTCAACTGTTCGAACTGAATCCGGATTACCCTTATAAAGAGTTTCTTTCTGAAAAAAAATCTACCTATCTCCAAATCGTGAAGAAATTAGACTACACAGGAAACCAAAAAAATTCAAACGGATAA
- a CDS encoding helix-turn-helix domain-containing protein — protein sequence MKLMDIGRKISELRTEMNLTQWDLAEGICTQASISLIEKGELDPNATTLYQIAKKLGVDVNYFFHIGSTPRLDYVYEVEKQLRELRIMQKYEDMMRIVKVEEKNPIFYRDHARLQYLYWHKSIYYFEVKKDYEKAVEQLDIAITLVPAVNRAFTEHEIEMIMTRGAFEYNVGHVEEAIDYYKKVSKVLEGTSRILHDKSIKSRYYYNLARAYTNIGKLEESTALLTEGIEWGIENEELYTMAEFHYQIGYNYERMNDYKHALEFLDLSIDLFNLRSENPYKTFLADKRTRFLEALHISP from the coding sequence ATGAAATTAATGGATATCGGAAGAAAAATAAGTGAGTTGCGTACGGAAATGAACCTGACCCAGTGGGATTTGGCAGAGGGTATATGCACTCAAGCATCCATCAGTCTGATTGAAAAGGGCGAATTAGATCCCAATGCGACGACCTTATATCAAATTGCTAAAAAACTTGGGGTCGATGTGAACTACTTTTTCCATATCGGTTCCACCCCGAGGTTGGATTATGTGTATGAAGTGGAGAAGCAGCTCAGGGAACTCCGGATCATGCAGAAGTATGAAGACATGATGCGGATCGTCAAGGTAGAAGAAAAGAATCCGATTTTTTATCGCGATCACGCCAGGCTTCAGTATTTGTATTGGCATAAGAGCATCTATTATTTCGAAGTGAAGAAGGACTATGAAAAAGCAGTTGAACAGCTGGATATTGCCATTACTTTGGTACCGGCTGTAAATAGGGCCTTTACAGAGCATGAAATCGAAATGATCATGACCCGTGGCGCATTTGAGTACAACGTGGGACATGTGGAAGAAGCCATTGACTATTATAAAAAGGTGAGCAAGGTGCTAGAGGGAACCAGCCGGATCCTCCATGATAAATCAATCAAAAGCAGATACTATTACAATCTGGCAAGAGCCTATACCAATATAGGGAAACTCGAGGAATCCACAGCCCTTCTAACGGAAGGAATAGAGTGGGGGATTGAAAATGAAGAGCTGTACACCATGGCTGAATTTCATTACCAGATCGGCTATAACTATGAAAGAATGAACGATTATAAGCATGCACTGGAGTTTCTGGATCTAAGCATTGATTTATTCAATTTAAGATCTGAAAACCCCTATAAAACATTCCTGGCAGATAAAAGGACACGTTTTTTGGAAGCCTTACATATCTCTCCATAA
- a CDS encoding helix-turn-helix domain-containing protein — MGRLKLVEIGKKISELRKEMNLTQGELARGTCTQALISLIEKGETDPSAAVLYQIAKKLGVDVNYFFEIGSTARLDYVNEVEKQLRRTRIFYRYNEMMEIVAAEEKNPMFYHDPRKLQLLYWHKSIYFAEEKKEYSKAIDLLKKAIDLVPAKNRAYTELEMEMMMSLGGFEYRLEHFEEMICLYQKVETIINSTHRILSDTTIRTRVYSNLGRAHTKIGNYEESNVILNKGIDWCIECGDLYLMPALHYQVGYNHELMGDYDKALEYLDYSISLFELNPEYPLQGFLSGRRAHYIEKLKGY, encoded by the coding sequence GTGGGAAGATTGAAACTTGTGGAGATCGGTAAAAAAATTAGTGAATTGCGCAAAGAAATGAATTTGACACAAGGAGAGCTTGCCCGTGGAACGTGCACACAGGCTCTAATCAGTTTAATAGAAAAAGGAGAAACGGATCCGAGTGCCGCGGTCCTTTATCAAATAGCAAAGAAGCTGGGGGTAGACGTCAATTATTTTTTTGAGATAGGATCTACAGCGAGGCTGGATTATGTCAATGAAGTGGAAAAGCAGCTGAGAAGAACGAGGATATTTTATCGATACAACGAGATGATGGAGATTGTTGCAGCGGAAGAAAAGAACCCGATGTTCTACCATGATCCCAGAAAACTACAACTACTGTACTGGCATAAAAGCATCTATTTTGCAGAAGAGAAAAAGGAGTACAGCAAGGCGATAGATTTATTAAAAAAGGCCATCGATCTCGTGCCGGCTAAAAATAGGGCGTATACGGAATTAGAGATGGAAATGATGATGAGCCTTGGTGGATTTGAATATAGGCTTGAGCATTTTGAAGAGATGATTTGTCTGTATCAAAAAGTCGAAACCATTATCAACTCCACTCATCGCATCCTTTCTGATACAACCATTAGAACGAGAGTATATTCCAATCTTGGAAGAGCACATACGAAGATAGGGAACTATGAGGAATCCAATGTCATTCTGAATAAGGGAATCGACTGGTGTATCGAGTGCGGGGATTTATATTTAATGCCGGCCCTTCACTATCAGGTCGGCTATAACCACGAACTTATGGGTGACTATGATAAAGCATTGGAATACCTCGACTATAGCATTTCTTTATTTGAATTAAACCCAGAGTATCCACTTCAAGGATTCTTATCAGGTAGAAGAGCTCATTACATAGAAAAGTTAAAAGGTTATTAA
- a CDS encoding helix-turn-helix transcriptional regulator — MKLAEIGKKICELRNEMNLTQGELADGICTQALISLIEKGESDPNATILYQIAKKLGVDVNYFFHIGSTPRLDYVHEVEKQVRNLRVVYQYKEMMDIVRTEEKNPLFYNDPQKLQFLYWHKSIYYFEVEKDHEKAESMLEKAFDIFPRHKRAYSEIEMEMMMTRCNYRYQLGQYETVVELYSRLEHILVGTKRILTNKSIKTRFYYNLARAHTMLGNFEKSLALLNEGIDWCIESEGLYLMPPLHYLTGYTYERMENYEKALEYLDYSIQLYDLTPGHPVEEFLSEKRSTYIEALREKA; from the coding sequence ATGAAACTAGCCGAAATCGGAAAAAAGATATGTGAGCTTCGGAATGAAATGAACCTGACTCAAGGAGAACTGGCAGATGGGATTTGTACACAAGCCCTGATCAGCCTGATTGAAAAGGGGGAATCGGATCCGAACGCTACGATCCTATATCAGATTGCGAAGAAGCTTGGCGTGGATGTGAACTATTTCTTTCATATAGGTTCCACCCCAAGACTGGATTATGTACATGAAGTTGAAAAACAAGTGAGGAATTTGCGGGTGGTGTATCAATATAAGGAAATGATGGACATTGTCCGAACAGAGGAGAAGAATCCACTATTTTACAATGACCCGCAGAAATTGCAGTTTTTATACTGGCATAAAAGCATCTATTATTTCGAAGTCGAAAAGGATCACGAAAAAGCAGAATCCATGCTTGAGAAAGCATTTGATATTTTTCCCAGACACAAAAGGGCCTACTCTGAAATTGAAATGGAAATGATGATGACGCGCTGTAATTACCGTTACCAACTTGGTCAATATGAAACCGTTGTAGAGCTTTATTCCAGACTTGAACATATTCTAGTTGGAACGAAAAGGATACTAACGAATAAATCGATCAAGACAAGGTTTTATTATAATCTCGCAAGAGCCCATACCATGTTGGGAAACTTTGAAAAGTCCTTAGCTTTATTGAATGAGGGAATCGACTGGTGTATAGAAAGCGAGGGGCTGTATCTTATGCCTCCCCTTCATTACTTAACGGGGTATACGTATGAACGGATGGAGAACTATGAGAAAGCCCTCGAATATCTCGATTACAGTATACAGCTCTATGACTTGACCCCGGGCCATCCTGTGGAAGAATTCCTCTCTGAGAAAAGATCGACTTACATTGAAGCGTTGCGGGAGAAAGCGTAA
- a CDS encoding helix-turn-helix domain-containing protein, producing MKLAEIGKKINELRKEMTLTQGELAEGICTQASISLIEKGELDPNATILYQIAKKLGVDVNYFFHIGSTPRLDYIEEVKKQLRALRINYKFEGLKEMIRSEEKNPLFYNDPHNMQYMLWHKSIYSFEVEKDYPKAVSIIEEALALMPNQKRAYTELELELFMSLGDMSIDQIDMNKPLIISIR from the coding sequence ATGAAACTAGCCGAAATTGGAAAAAAGATAAATGAACTGCGAAAAGAAATGACTCTTACCCAAGGGGAACTGGCAGAAGGAATTTGCACCCAAGCATCAATCAGCTTGATTGAAAAGGGTGAATTGGATCCGAACGCTACGATCCTATATCAGATTGCGAAGAAGCTTGGCGTGGATGTGAACTATTTCTTTCATATTGGTTCCACCCCTAGATTGGATTATATTGAGGAAGTAAAAAAGCAGCTAAGAGCCCTGCGCATCAATTATAAATTTGAGGGCTTGAAAGAAATGATAAGGTCGGAAGAGAAAAATCCTCTGTTTTATAATGATCCTCATAATATGCAATATATGCTTTGGCATAAGAGCATCTATTCTTTTGAAGTGGAGAAGGACTATCCAAAAGCTGTATCGATTATTGAGGAGGCACTGGCATTGATGCCGAATCAGAAAAGAGCCTATACAGAGCTTGAACTGGAACTGTTTATGTCACTTGGGGATATGAGCATCGATCAAATCGATATGAACAAGCCATTGATTATTTCAATAAGGTAG
- a CDS encoding helix-turn-helix domain-containing protein yields MKLTEIGKKISELRKEMTLTQGELAEGICTQASISLIEKGELDPNATILYQIAKKLGVDVNYFFHIGSTPRLDYINEVEKQLRALRITYKYKEMMEIVSIEERNPLFYNNPTKLQFLYWHKSIFLFEVKKDHEQAVSVIEEAFTLLPNKKRAITELEMEMMMALGTYQFTLGRYQEVIDQ; encoded by the coding sequence ATGAAACTGACTGAAATCGGTAAGAAAATCAGCGAACTGCGAAAAGAAATGACTCTTACCCAAGGGGAACTGGCAGAAGGGATCTGCACTCAAGCGTCAATCAGCTTGATTGAAAAGGGTGAATTGGATCCGAACGCTACGATCCTTTATCAGATTGCGAAGAAGCTTGGTGTGGATGTGAACTATTTCTTTCATATTGGTTCCACACCGAGGTTGGATTATATCAACGAGGTGGAGAAGCAGCTCAGAGCCCTGCGTATAACATATAAATATAAAGAGATGATGGAGATTGTTTCAATAGAGGAAAGGAATCCTTTATTTTATAACAATCCCACAAAGCTTCAATTCTTATATTGGCACAAAAGTATCTTTTTATTTGAAGTGAAAAAAGATCACGAACAGGCTGTGTCTGTTATTGAAGAAGCTTTTACTTTATTACCGAACAAAAAAAGAGCTATCACTGAACTTGAAATGGAGATGATGATGGCTCTTGGCACTTATCAATTTACATTAGGGCGTTATCAAGAAGTTATAGATCAATAG
- a CDS encoding helix-turn-helix domain-containing protein — MDYSVIGKKIKELRKAIGITQGELAEGICTQALISRIEKGDIYPSATVLYRISQRLGVDVNYFFEIGSTERHDYIKNVERQFHTFRFNLQYEEMIKLIKKEEQNPLFTTNKENKQLLEWNKAIYVSEVEGDKERAIEMVRAAIKLTEDPKRAMTEREMRLQITLGNMMALLEKYEEALQVYGNALEAAKHNPYLQDKSIKTRIYYHTARVITRLGDYDQSIEYCREGLKLTIREERLYGIAQLYYQIGYNFELKGEYETALSYFQKGRNYFHIQKNTRFVAFIDQKMEDVLELQSRR; from the coding sequence ATGGACTACTCAGTTATTGGTAAGAAGATTAAAGAACTTAGGAAAGCAATCGGTATCACGCAAGGCGAGCTGGCAGAAGGAATTTGCACCCAGGCCTTGATTAGCCGAATCGAAAAGGGAGACATTTATCCCAGCGCCACGGTTCTCTATCGGATCTCCCAAAGACTTGGGGTAGATGTGAATTACTTTTTTGAAATTGGGTCGACCGAACGACATGACTATATCAAAAATGTGGAGCGCCAATTTCACACCTTTCGATTCAACTTACAATACGAAGAGATGATCAAGCTGATTAAAAAGGAAGAACAGAATCCCTTGTTTACAACTAATAAGGAAAATAAGCAACTGTTGGAATGGAATAAAGCCATCTACGTGAGCGAAGTCGAAGGGGATAAAGAGAGAGCAATCGAGATGGTGCGTGCGGCCATCAAACTGACCGAAGATCCTAAAAGGGCCATGACGGAGAGGGAGATGCGTCTTCAAATCACACTGGGGAATATGATGGCCCTTCTGGAGAAATACGAAGAAGCGTTACAAGTTTACGGAAATGCCCTGGAGGCAGCGAAGCACAATCCCTATCTTCAGGATAAATCCATCAAGACCCGCATCTATTATCATACGGCACGTGTCATCACACGACTGGGAGACTATGACCAATCAATCGAATACTGCAGGGAAGGGTTGAAATTGACGATTAGGGAAGAACGCCTGTACGGAATTGCTCAATTATATTATCAAATCGGCTATAACTTTGAGCTGAAAGGAGAATATGAGACAGCCCTCTCCTATTTTCAAAAAGGAAGGAACTACTTCCACATTCAGAAAAACACCCGATTCGTGGCTTTTATTGACCAGAAGATGGAGGACGTGCTTGAGCTGCAATCAAGAAGGTAG
- a CDS encoding helix-turn-helix domain-containing protein, with protein MDYSIIGKKIRELRKAIGITQGELADGICTQALVSRMEKGDIYPSATVLYRISQKLGVDVNYFFEIGSTERFDYIKNVERLLNNYRFKLQYDELIELVRKEEKNPIFINHKENKQLLEWNKAIYIAEVENDKDRAISVLLDAYHLTADPKRAMSEREMRLQLSLGNFLSLQDKYEEALAVYERVQDALGPNPYLQDKSIQTRIYYHTARILTRLGRYDESMEYCRKGLKWTIGEERLFGIADLFYQIGFNLELKGELEDSLPYFQKGRNYFHIQKNRKFVDFIDRKIEEVKANLAETKGLEN; from the coding sequence ATGGACTATTCAATCATAGGAAAGAAAATAAGGGAATTGAGAAAAGCCATCGGCATCACCCAAGGGGAACTCGCTGATGGAATCTGTACGCAGGCACTGGTCAGTCGCATGGAGAAAGGGGATATCTATCCCAGCGCCACGGTGCTCTACCGCATTTCGCAAAAGCTCGGGGTGGATGTGAACTACTTCTTCGAAATCGGATCCACCGAGCGCTTTGACTACATAAAAAACGTGGAACGATTATTGAACAATTACCGATTTAAACTGCAGTATGACGAATTGATCGAGCTCGTGCGAAAAGAAGAAAAAAATCCGATTTTCATCAATCACAAAGAAAACAAGCAGCTGCTCGAATGGAATAAGGCCATCTACATAGCAGAAGTCGAAAACGACAAAGACCGGGCCATCAGCGTATTGCTGGATGCCTACCACCTGACGGCTGACCCGAAGAGGGCGATGTCGGAGAGGGAGATGCGGTTACAGTTATCACTCGGCAATTTCCTATCTCTTCAAGACAAGTATGAAGAGGCGCTAGCGGTTTATGAGAGGGTGCAAGATGCGCTTGGACCCAATCCCTATCTCCAGGATAAGTCGATCCAGACAAGAATTTATTATCATACAGCCAGGATTTTGACGCGCTTGGGGCGGTACGACGAATCCATGGAATACTGTAGAAAAGGATTGAAATGGACCATCGGTGAAGAACGATTGTTTGGAATAGCAGACTTGTTCTATCAGATTGGATTTAATCTCGAATTGAAAGGTGAACTGGAAGACTCTTTACCGTATTTTCAAAAGGGGCGGAATTACTTTCATATCCAAAAGAATAGGAAGTTTGTCGACTTCATTGATCGAAAGATAGAGGAAGTGAAAGCAAATCTGGCTGAAACAAAAGGATTGGAAAATTAG
- the gloA2 gene encoding SMU1112c/YaeR family gloxylase I-like metalloprotein: MQLQAVHHIAIICSDYEASKAFYTDLLGFTIIREVYREDRDSYKLDLALNGSYIIELFSFPDAPERPSYPEARGLRHLAFEVMNIKDAVDELRHYGIEVEDIRTDPYTSRRFTFFSDPDGLPLELYEI; this comes from the coding sequence ATGCAACTACAGGCTGTTCATCATATTGCCATCATCTGTTCAGACTACGAAGCCTCCAAGGCCTTCTACACCGATCTCCTTGGTTTCACGATCATCAGGGAAGTATACCGGGAAGACCGTGACTCGTATAAGCTCGACCTTGCCCTGAACGGTTCCTACATCATCGAACTCTTTTCCTTCCCGGATGCCCCGGAGCGACCCAGCTATCCGGAAGCCAGGGGACTCAGGCACCTCGCCTTTGAAGTGATGAATATAAAAGACGCAGTGGACGAACTACGCCACTACGGCATCGAAGTCGAGGATATACGCACCGATCCTTACACCTCCAGACGCTTCACCTTTTTTTCGGACCCCGATGGTCTCCCGTTGGAACTGTATGAAATCTGA
- a CDS encoding manganese-dependent inorganic pyrophosphatase — translation MSKTLIFGHKNPDTDTITSALVYADLKSKLGAEVEAVRLGDVNGETQYALDHFKVEAPRLVEKVAPEADTVILVDHNERQQSAVDIEEVRVLEVIDHHRIANFETADPLYYRAEPVGCTATILNKMYKEKGVEVTKEMAGLMLSAIISDSLLFKSPTCTDEDVAAANELAEIAGVDAQVYGLEMLKAGANMSTKTVAELVTLDAKEFSMGTAKVEVAQINVVDLNDVFGRQAEVEAAIETLIKQKGLDLFLLVVTDILENDSTALALGSKAGEVEKAFNVKLENNRALLKGVVSRKKQIVPVLTETIK, via the coding sequence ATGAGTAAAACGCTTATTTTCGGACACAAGAATCCCGATACCGATACGATTACATCCGCCCTTGTCTATGCTGATCTCAAGAGCAAACTTGGAGCAGAAGTGGAAGCAGTACGCCTCGGCGACGTGAACGGGGAAACCCAATACGCCCTCGACCACTTCAAAGTGGAGGCCCCACGCCTTGTGGAAAAGGTCGCGCCTGAAGCAGACACGGTCATCCTGGTTGATCACAACGAACGCCAGCAAAGTGCCGTAGACATTGAAGAAGTACGCGTCCTCGAAGTCATCGATCATCACCGTATCGCCAACTTTGAAACGGCTGACCCGTTGTATTACCGCGCCGAGCCGGTTGGTTGCACGGCGACGATCCTGAATAAGATGTACAAAGAGAAAGGCGTGGAAGTGACGAAGGAAATGGCGGGCCTCATGCTGTCTGCCATCATCTCAGATTCACTCCTGTTCAAATCGCCGACCTGCACGGATGAAGACGTGGCTGCAGCGAATGAACTGGCTGAAATCGCCGGTGTTGACGCACAGGTATACGGTCTTGAAATGCTGAAAGCAGGAGCCAATATGAGCACGAAGACGGTTGCCGAGCTTGTAACGCTTGATGCCAAGGAGTTCTCCATGGGTACAGCAAAGGTTGAAGTCGCTCAGATCAATGTCGTCGACCTGAACGATGTCTTCGGCCGCCAAGCAGAAGTGGAGGCAGCCATCGAAACCCTCATCAAACAAAAAGGCCTGGATCTATTCCTTCTTGTTGTCACTGACATCCTTGAGAACGACTCGACGGCCCTTGCACTTGGAAGCAAGGCAGGAGAAGTCGAGAAAGCCTTCAACGTGAAGCTTGAGAACAACCGTGCGCTTCTTAAAGGCGTCGTTTCACGTAAAAAACAAATCGTACCGGTCCTGACCGAAACCATCAAATAA